From the Nitrososphaerota archaeon genome, the window ATGATTATGTTGTAAATTATAGGATATTCGAGCCACAGGAGCCGAAATTAGGCTGCAGGCCAGAAGAGATTCCTTCAATCGTGCCTCTATCTCCTTCCCTTAAAGACGCAGGGATTGACAGGTTCTACAAGTTTCAGGAAGAATCGTGCAAAGAGGTCTTGGAAGGGAAGAATGTAGTCATAGTGGCTCCAACGGGAGCAGGAAAAACGGAAGCTTTCGCCTGCCCAATAATAGCCAAGGTACACCAAGAGGTTTCAGAAGCAAAATTAGCAGGAATGGTAAGAAAGCGTGTCAGAGCTTTATTCATTTATCCCACAAAGGCACTAACAAGGGATCAAGTTCCCAAGATACAAAACCTTGCAGCTCCTCTTGGAGTAAGGACTGCCATATTTGACGGAGATACTCCAAAGATAGAGAGGGACAGGATAATTGAAGAGCCTCCAGACATTCTAGCAACTAATTTCGATACAATACATGCTCACCTAATGAACAGGACAAAACTCTCCTTCATGCTAAGAAGCGTAAGGTACCTTGTCGTCGATGAGATCCACTCGTACTCAGGCACCTTTGGCACCAATGTATACTTTATACTAAAAAGATTGGAAAGGGTTTGCGGAGGATTCCAATGGGTGGCAGCCTCAGCGACGATAGAGAATCCAAAGGAGTTTACCCAGCAACTATTTGGCGAGGAGTCAGAGCTTATCGAATCAGGTCAGCTGCGACGCAGCAGAATGCACTTCACAATGCTCTTCCCAAGTCTCCGCTCACATAGGTCGCTAGCCCTTGACCTTGTGGAAAAGACTGCAAAGAGTAACTATGGCACGATAGTGTTTTCGTCATCGCATTTAGGCACAGAATTAACTGCCTTCTACGGCCGAAAAAAAGGAATCAACATCGCTGTTCACAGGGCAGGTCTGCTGGCAAGTTTCAGAAAGACGGTAGAGGAGAACTTCAAGAAAGGTCTGCTAACAGCAATAGCAGCGACGCCTACACTTGAACTTGGCATAGATATTGGCAGAGTGGATGCTGTAGTTTCAGACCTTGTCCCTGTAACAAGATTGATACAGAGGACAGGTAGAGCTGGGAGGAGAGGACAAGAGAGTCTGGCATTTTTGGTGCTCAGGGATAGCGACCCCATAAGCCAGTATTACAAGAACCACCCAGAGGATTATTTTGATGACGTAGAGCCTGGTTATATCGATCCCTTTAACCCTGTAATTGCTGACTTTCACCTCCTTGCAGCTTCGCTTGATGAGCCTTTGAAATCCAGTGAATTTGCAGAATACGTAGGTAATCTTGAAAGACTACAAAAGTCCTTTTTGCTCAAGGAAATCCGCGGTAGATTATTCCCAGATTACAAGGAAGTCAGAAAGCTCCTGCAGAAATACGACATAAGGGGAATCGGTGAGAGTGTAGCGATAAGATTTGCAAACAAGACGATCGGAGAAAGGAATATGCCTCTGGCAATGGAGGAGCTTCACAAAGATGCTATCTATTTCCTTGCTGGCACACGTTATCGGTCGAAGAAGTTTGAATTCAATGGAGGAGCAGGTTATGCAGAGGTTGAACGCATATCCCCAAACTATCCATACTACACTAAGGCCCTGCTGGACGAATGGCCAACGGTAACGCAGGTCTTTGAAACCAAGAGCGTGAAGGATATCGAGGTTTCTTACTGCAATCTGCTGATAGAGAAGAAGGTTGTTGGCTATGTGAATATAGAAATCGGGAAGGAACTTGCGAGGGGGGAGAGAGTAATGCTAGAGGATCCTTTGTCGTACAAATTTGCGACAAAAGGCTTCGTCTTTAGAGCGCCAATGCCTAAGAATGCTCTGGAGAATGCCGAGGAAGAGGAAGTTGACAAGACCGCCATGAGCGCATTTCACGCAACTGAGCACGTCATAATTGAAGGCTCTAATATGATTACTGGAGGGGCATCGCAAGACATGGGAGGGATTTCGCTAGGCACTTCTGGTCTTATCTTCGTCCACGACGGGACTCCTGGCGGGAATGGCGCATCAAAAGCACTGTACGACAGGCTCGATAAGGCATATGAGCGAGGGTTAAAGATTCTTTCAGAATGTCAGTGTACTTCCATCAGTGGATGCCCAAGGTGCACCTATTCGTACAGATGCGGCAATAACAACGAGTTTCTGCACAAACTTGCAGCCAAGGAGGTGCTGGAAAGAATATTGGATGGGGAAACTACCAACATTATTGAGCCTATGCTAGGTGAGAAGGCCATAGTCTAGCAATGCAGGGTTTAGAAGGATTAATATGTAACTTTGAAATTAACGCAATCATGTCCCTCTTCATAAGGCTACTGAGGTTCACGCCAGAAGGTGCCAAGGGGCTGAAACAGTTTGCTGCAAGGCGGGCAGAGTTTGCAAAATCGGCCAGCAAGCTAGGTATCAAAGTTGTTGGAGAATATGTCACCACAGGTAGATACGACCTGATAACCATCCTTGACGCTCCAAATCTTGATGCAGTGCTAAAGCTGAGCGCAAAGGTTGCAGCTACTGGAAGGACGACGTCAGAAACACTGTCTGCCGTGACTGCTAAGCAGTTCGAGAAACTCGCAAAGTCTGCTTGATCTACTTTAGCTTGGCGTACAAGGTTACAAAGCCAGAGACTATCATTGTAATTGCTATAAAATAGAATACTGGAGAAACCTGCGGAGCTACCGGAGAAGTTGCTGTAAGCGCAACCAATATGGCCCCTAATACTAAGAACATCAAGCCTACAAATTTCACTAATGTGTTAAGGCGTTTTTCAACTATACTTGACATTTTTTGACAGATAGGCTACACTGGATGCTATATTTAACATTGCTTGCCAAGACACAATCTTAAATTCCAACATTCTGATGCTGTGTAATATGGAGGAACAGAAGCATCCACTTACAAGGCGGCAGTTCATCCAGAGGCTCAGGCGCTTGGGTTTGAGTAGGTATCAGGACAAACATCCCTTTACGGTGATACTCAACCAAGGCAAGCTGACAAAGACGCAGCTGCAGGCCTATATTCTGAATTGGTACTATTTTGAAAAGATGATACCGCAGAAGGATGCTGGAATCATATCCAATTGCCCTATACCAGAAGTTAGAAGGATATGGGTTTCAAGGATTCTTCGCCATGATGGGTATGGCGATATTGAGGGTGCGACGGAAGGCTGGCTAAGGCTGTGCTTGGCCGCAGGGATAGACCGTAATACTGTAATGAGGGCCCGGTTCCTGCCTGGAGTTAGGCTTGCAATAGATTCCTATGTCCAATACACAAAATCCAAAACATGGCTTGAGGGAATAGCAACATCGCTTACGCAAGTATTTCTGCCGAGACTTGTTGAAAGAAGGGTGAATGCTTTTGTGAAACATTATGAGGACTATGTTTCTCCCAAAGGTTTGGAGTATTTTATGTCCCTGCAGAATGCTGCGAAAGAGGGCAGCAAGATGGCCCTTGATTTAGTTCTTCGCTACGCTGCGACGAGAGAAGCGCAAGATATGGTTACCAACGCTGTACTGTATATGGACGATGTCCTGTGGAGCATACTTGATGCGATATATTCTGCTTACGTTGTCAGGAGTGCATCTCTGTCAGCCTCCATATGATCTAGTACTGTTCTACCTAAAGATCCTCAGGTTAGCCTCTGCAGACGGGGGTTACAATATGAAGCCAGAATGAATACTCCTGTACTAGTGTCCTCCTCTCCCGGCATGAGAGGGGGATGCTACGCTGTTAATTCCTTCCCTGCATTTTTTGCGATGAATTGTTGGGTAGAGTACTTTACTCGAGTAAGAGTTACTAAAACGTATCACATGAGCAATATTTTCCGTGTTTTTGTATTTAAACTCAAAAAGTCGGATTTGAATTTCCGCCTGAAAGAGCGATTTCTATTACTTTTTTTGTGTTGGACGCATTTAGTGCCTTTTCATCCATAAAGAAAATCTCCCATATGTGCCCGTCTAGGTCTTCGAAACTGCGCCCGTACATCCATCCATGGTCTTGCGACTTTCTAGGCTCTTTGCCGCCTGCATCCAATGCCAATTTTATCATCTTGTCTACCTTTGCCCTGCTTTCAATAGATAGCGCGATCAGCACCTCTGTACTTTTCTTAGCATCAGAAACCTCCTTGTTTGTGAATGTCTTGAAGAACTTTTCAACCAAGAGCATTACGAATATGTCATCAGCGACGATCATGCACGTTGCATTCTTATCAGTAAATTGGGGGTTAAACTTGAATCCGAGTTTGGTGAAGAACTTTATTGTCTTGTTGAGATTCTTAACAGGTAGATTGACAAATATTTGTTTTACCATAGCATTTTAGAGTAGTCAATCTATAAAACTTTTGGAAAAAGTTGCCTTTTTGCAACAAAGGCCTCCCGATTCGAATTGTATGCATTACAAGCCATCTCTATTTTCTAATAATCAGAGAGTCTCTTACCAGATTTCTGAAGAAATATCTTTAGTTCATTCAATGTTGGCACACTACGCGCTCCTTGCTTTGTGGTCGATACTGCCGCAACCAAATTAGCAAACCTGCAAGCGTCAACAAATCTTTTCTTATCAATCAGCGCAGAAATTAGTGCAGCAGAGAATGCATCACCGGCTCCGGTAGTATCTATTGCATGAACATCAACCGGCACCTTGATTTCTTTTGTGTGGCTTTCGTTGATTATGCAGCCATCTTTTCCTAAAGTTACTACGACAAGTCTGGGGCCGTAATCCCTGATGATCTTGAAACTTTCCTGTATGTCGTCACTATTGGTGAAGACCTTTACTTCTTCCGAATTTAATTTCAGAATAGTAGTATAAGTAAGAATCTTTCTGAACTTTTCAATGCCTTTTACCGCAAATTTGAAGCCCGGATCGAATAGAACGCTTACGCCAGTCTGTGATGCATATTTTGCGGCGACTTCAAGTATCTCTACTGCTTCGTTATTTACGATGCTATGCAATGAAAGGAACGTCGAATTTTGTATATAGTCTTTTTTTACATCGCTCTTTGAAAAGGTCGACTGCACTCCACCATTTAGATACAAAATTCTCTGGCCCTTTTTGTTGACTATGGCTATTGCCATGCTAGAGCTGTTCTGCTCTATTTTTGCGCCGCTGATGTCGACTCCTTCCCTCTTGAATTCATCAATCAGAAATTTGCCAAAGTTGTCATTGCCTATCTTTCCGATAAAGCCAGATTTTTTCCCAAGCCTGCGGACACCGACGGCGACGTTTGCAGCAGAACCACCTCCTTGCAGTTCACTTTTCTCAGTTGTTGCCTCTTGGTCGGATTTTGCAAAATCTTTTACGTACAGCATGAGGTCTATGTTTGCTGCACCAATTGAAACTAAATCTAGCACAGTATCATCACTGACCACATGCAATAAAATCCTTACCGATGTTCATCTCAGCGGTGTCTTTGTAGTGAGCCAAGGCGCAATCGCTGATGTTAGAAGTCATTTTGGACACTTAATAAATCCAAATCATAAGTATATACCGAGCAAAACTCAACGGGTGATTGTATGGGGACCACGCATAAGGTAATTTTTGGTAATTCGCTGAACATGAAAGAGTTGCGGAGGAACAGTATTCATTTGGTAGTAACTTCTCCGCCATATTTTAACGCGCCTTTCGATTATCCAGATTTTTTCAAAACCTACAAGGATTTTCTAGCACTTATCAAAGGTATGGCGAAGGAGCTTAAACGAGTAGTCGCACCGGGCAGAGTTTGTTGCTTTGTTGTAGATGACATGCTTGTGGACGGTGAAAAGTTCCCTGTTGTTTCAGATGTTACACAAATAATGACACGATCAGGTTTCAGATATCGAGACAGAATAGTTTGGATAAAGCCCAAAGGCTATGTTAGGATTAGTCGGAGAAGCGGAGTTCTGTTGCAACATCCCTATCCGATGTATTTCTATCCTGACAACATGCAAGAAAGCATCCTTATCTTCCAAAAGGGGAAGTTTGATTATTCTTATCTTAAAACTCTGCCTGCTGAGGTCTTGGCTAGATCAAAGATAGATGTCAAGGAGTTCAATCTTACGGATGCGCCCTTTATGGTTTGGGACGACCTAAGCGGGGAGGAAAGAAAACCTATTCCAAACACGTGGCGGATCACTAATGTTCTGCCGATGAAAGGACGTTTGGAAGAGGGTGTGGCTGCCTTCCCCGGAGAAATCGCTAGACGGCTGGTAAAGCTGTTTACATTTATTGGAGAGACTGTGCTTGACCCATTTGCAGGCTCGGGCACCACGCTCAAGGTTGCAAAAGAGTTAGGAAGGAATTCGGTTGGTTATGAAATTGATTTGGAGCTTAAGCCAGTCATCGCAGAAAAACTTGGACTTGAACAAGCTACACTTTCGAACGACGCAGTCGAGTTTCTAGAAAGAGATGATGCGGGTCATTTCCGAACCACCCTACAGGAAAAAGTGGAGCATAAAGAGAGTGTCGCTACAAGATGAGCGCATCAGAATAACTGCTGAAATTACTGGTATAAAATATGTTCCGAAACTTGGAAGGACGCTACACGAATTTTATATCTCATCACTGGCGGAGGCACTTTCGACAGATGTGTCGTTTTTTAGAAACGGATGATTGTACGTTAAGGGTTTATCTTGGATTTGGGCTGATTCTGGCGATGTTTTTTGTAGTGGGCCAGGGCGGACTTGAACCACCGACCTTCGCTGTGTAAGAGCGATGTCCTAACCAAGCTAGACGACTGGCCCGAGCTGAGCCAGAACTTGCATTTTCTAATAAGCATTCTAACTTCATATTTTATTTCTGCAGGTCTTATTTCTTTATCCTGAAGCAAAGGCGTTTGATTTTGAACTCCCCGGGTGAAAGCTTGCAGAGCCAATCATGCACCCTCTGCCTGAGCTCCACCGCTATGTCCATGGTAATGCTGAGTTCTTCATCGGTAAAGTCTCCATGCGGGCTAATTATCTTGAGAATTCCGCTTGCAAGTTTCCTGATGCTCTTTTCGTCGCGAATCCCGAGATTTCCTCCCTCTGCTGAAAGTTCTACCCTCTCGGCAATATGGTGCTGAAAGTCTTCCTTCCTTAGCTGGTTCATGACCTCGCAGAAATACTGCGAAACGAATCCGTAACTCTTTGAAAGATGCAGATCGCTCTGCATGATCTTTGGCAGTTCCCAGCCAGGGATGAATCCGTGAATCCTATCGACAAAAGCAGAATCCCGCATGCATTCAGGAATGACCCCTGAAAATTCTTCGCCAGGCAGGTTTCCCTTCACCTCTATATTACCCATGAAGACGAGCGAGCACGTGCTTCTGACGCGCTTTAGCATGCCTCTTTCAAATTCGCCACTCTCCATGTAGTCTTTCAGTTTGCCCATCATCTCCTCAGGGTTTGCGAACTCGATCTTGCTTATTTCATCGAAGACTACGCATTCCCTGACCCCTATCTCCCCCAGAGTCTTGAAGTTGCCATGATAGAATAACACTGCAGGGCTGACCTTTCCCCCTGAAAAGAGCCTTGTATAGTATGAAATATTCTTGAAAAGAAACGATTTGCCTGTGGCTCTTGGTCCGAGCTCCAAGACGTTTACGTTCTGCTCGACCAGCGGGATGAGCCTCGAAAGCAGAAGCAGCTTCTGCCTGCGTGAATAGACTTCTGGGTTGAGCCCTATTGTATTGATTATTGAGGACATCCACTCTTCAGTTGAAAAATGCTTCCTCTTCCCGTTGAACTCCTCTATGTTGAAAGTAGAATACTGGAGGGGTTCGAACTCGGTCATGATGATTGGGGAGTTCAGCTCCTGCTGGGTTCCGTAGTTGAACTCTGGTGAATAATTTATTGTAGCAACTCCCCAAATGCCCGCCTCGAGAAGGTCTTTTTGCTTCTCGAGTAGGGATGCCCTGATTCTTGCATTGTAAATGCCCAGGCACGGCACTTCGACTCTGTGAATGCCATTTTTGATATCTACGCGTACCTTGAATTCGTCCAAAAGCGTGTATTGGCCTTTAGTAAATAGCTCGTGCAGGACCCTGTCCTTCATCTTAGCTTCAGGGTAGTAGCGATTGACAAACTTGGCCATTTCTGCAAGGTCCTTGGGCTTGACACTGTCTCCGCAGAAACGCTTGATAGCAGACTCGGCTATGAATCTTGGCAGTCTGCTAACCTCACGCAGCTCGTAAAGTTTCTTGTTGACTATCTGGTCAGGGAAGTTCCTCTTGAGCTTCGAATCTAGAAGCTCCTGAGGGCTCTTCACTGACTGGGTAATCGTGGCTGGCACTGGCTACAAGTTATGGCAGCGGTTTATTTGGCGGTGATTCGATCTCCTTTAACAAAATTGTCAAGCTGGGCCAAGTTAGACATGCTGTCAATATTCGAACCTGCTTACCAGATAGTCTGACAGCTTCAGAAGTTTCTTTCCAGCTTCGCTTGGTATCTGCAGTATCCCTGCCCTAGCCTTCTCTGCATATTCTCTGGCAAGCTTGTTGGCATATTCAATTGAGCCTGCTTGTCTGAATACTCCCTTGGCGTGGTTGATCTTCTCTTCTCTAGGCTCTTCCTTTCCCATCAGCTTGTATATGCTCTGCAACTGCTGCTTTGAGCCATTATTGATAAGGTGCAAAACCAAGATGTTCTTCTTCCCGTGAATTATGTTGTTGAAGATTGGCTTTCCTATCTTGGACGGGTTACCCATGATATCCAGCATGTCGTCGAATATCTGGTAGGCTATCCCAAGGTTCTCCCCGATGCTGTAGAATAATTGGATATCTTCGTTGGTGCCTCTGCCGACTACTGCTCCGCAGGCTGCAGGCCCTGCCAAGAGAGCCCCGGTCTTGTTTCTGACCATTTCTATGTACTCTTCGATCGTCGTTTCGTCTTTCCTTGCAAGCTCTAAATCCAAAAATTCGCCAATGACCGTCGCCTTCGACGCAGCCCCGGCAATCTTGAGAATGTCATAAACTGCGCCTTCAGGAAGGTCAAAGTTCTTGTACTGCGAAAGTAGCGTATAGGTTTCGGATATCAAAAGGTCGCAGACCAGTATTGCCATGACTTCTCCACTTTCTGTATGCACGGTCGGAAGGCCCCTTCTCCTGTTTGCCCGGTCTATAATGTCGTCTTGGACTAGTGCTGCCGCATGTCCTATCTCATAGCTTACCGCCAGAGGGATAGCAGGTCTGTAATCGCCGCAGCATGCCTCGCAGGATAGGAGGCTGAGCATGGCACGTATTCGTTTCCCTTTGGAGACAGCTTTCCGTGCTATTGCATGGATCACGTAATTCTCGGGAAACAACTCTTCGATCTTGCTGTTTATTGCATCACGGTACTCTGCAAATTCCTTATCGTAGATAGCCCGAGACACGAAGTTGCCCACCATTAAGCAGTATATTAGGATAATCAGATGCTTGTATTATCTTAATTTCGGCGTTCAAGCCAGATGAACTGTTATACACGTTGTTCAGCGGATTTTATCTTATGGAAATTCAACCTGCCAAAGAATTTTATTAAAAGATTTAAATCAATGCCAAAAGGCTCGTCATTAGGATAACACATGTTTCCAGCAGCCGCAGGTTATGACAGAGCCATTACTGTCTTCTCGCCTGACGGGAGGCTCTACCAAGTGGAATATGCCATAGAGACTGTCAGAAGGGGAAGTTTAGCCGTAGGCGTCAAGACCAAGCAAGGCGTAGTCTTGGCAGTAGACGAGAAGCCTAGGAAGTTGCAGACATCAGGAGTCACTCAAAAGATATTCCAAGTTGATGATCACCTTGGCGTTGCAGCTGCAGGATATATCCCAGATGCAAGAATCCAAGTAGACCAAGCAAGGGTAGTTGCCCAGAGCAACAGGCTCATTTACGATGAGCCAGTGGATGTTGAAGTTTTGGCAAAGAGGATAGCCGATCTGTCCCAGCAGTTTACGCAGTATGCAGGGGTCAGGCCATTCGGAGTTTCGCTGATAATCTCAGGCGTCGACAGAAATGGACCTCAGTTATTCTTGACAGACCCCAGCGGCAACTATGTAGGCTATAATGCAGTAGCGATAGGTGCTGGAAGCGACCAAGTTACAGAGTTCTTCGAGCAGAAATATGCAGATGACATAAGCGTAGACAATGCCTGCATTCTGGCAATAGAGGCGATTTACCTAGTCAGCGAAGACAAGACAGGAACCAAGCATATCAAGATGGCCTTCATAGATGCTGATACGAAGAAGATGCGAAGGTTTACCGAGAAGGAAATAGAAAAGTATGCTGAAAAGGCCAAGAAGCCGGCTCCACCTAGCTAGAGCCTCTTCCTGTGCTCAGTCCTGATGCAGGCATCCATAACGACCTCAATACCAGCAACTCTAGCCTGCTTAGCTGCTTCTTCATTTACTATCCCTAGCTGCATCCATATTGCAAGAGGCTTTTTTGTAAGATTCTTCAGCTTTATCGCATCGTCAACGACTGGAGGAACATCGTTAGGCCGCCTGAATATGTTGATAACATCAATTCTCTTTTTTAGGTCGTCGGGTATTGCCAGCAATGATGGGTATGATCTTAAACCCATGATCTCTTCCGCAGTGGGATTGACGGGAATTATTTCGTAGCCATGCTCCCTCATGTATATGGAAACTGAATGGCTTTCTTTCGATGGATCTTTTGAGAATCCTACAACAGCTATGGTCTTCATGCGCTTTAAGATCGAGTCTATGCTCACAGAACTAATTTCATTTGAAATTATTTATCGTTTAGTGTGCAAGGTTATATTCAGCGTAGAATATGCTGTGCTAAATGCGGCTCAAGGGTAAGGTTGCCATTGTAAC encodes:
- a CDS encoding DEAD/DEAH box helicase, whose protein sequence is MLQRYRCPQCKSKLEIRRLFDLRYLLNCSKCGISAIVLPPIDSQDEAYLSFLGSYDRRELSNDLKYQEVLQQEKVVRKEEDIRRLVEDAGTTLDRIPAPLRDALFSKNDYVVNYRIFEPQEPKLGCRPEEIPSIVPLSPSLKDAGIDRFYKFQEESCKEVLEGKNVVIVAPTGAGKTEAFACPIIAKVHQEVSEAKLAGMVRKRVRALFIYPTKALTRDQVPKIQNLAAPLGVRTAIFDGDTPKIERDRIIEEPPDILATNFDTIHAHLMNRTKLSFMLRSVRYLVVDEIHSYSGTFGTNVYFILKRLERVCGGFQWVAASATIENPKEFTQQLFGEESELIESGQLRRSRMHFTMLFPSLRSHRSLALDLVEKTAKSNYGTIVFSSSHLGTELTAFYGRKKGINIAVHRAGLLASFRKTVEENFKKGLLTAIAATPTLELGIDIGRVDAVVSDLVPVTRLIQRTGRAGRRGQESLAFLVLRDSDPISQYYKNHPEDYFDDVEPGYIDPFNPVIADFHLLAASLDEPLKSSEFAEYVGNLERLQKSFLLKEIRGRLFPDYKEVRKLLQKYDIRGIGESVAIRFANKTIGERNMPLAMEELHKDAIYFLAGTRYRSKKFEFNGGAGYAEVERISPNYPYYTKALLDEWPTVTQVFETKSVKDIEVSYCNLLIEKKVVGYVNIEIGKELARGERVMLEDPLSYKFATKGFVFRAPMPKNALENAEEEEVDKTAMSAFHATEHVIIEGSNMITGGASQDMGGISLGTSGLIFVHDGTPGGNGASKALYDRLDKAYERGLKILSECQCTSISGCPRCTYSYRCGNNNEFLHKLAAKEVLERILDGETTNIIEPMLGEKAIV
- a CDS encoding GYD domain-containing protein; its protein translation is MQGLEGLICNFEINAIMSLFIRLLRFTPEGAKGLKQFAARRAEFAKSASKLGIKVVGEYVTTGRYDLITILDAPNLDAVLKLSAKVAATGRTTSETLSAVTAKQFEKLAKSA
- the pqqC gene encoding pyrroloquinoline-quinone synthase PqqC translates to MLCNMEEQKHPLTRRQFIQRLRRLGLSRYQDKHPFTVILNQGKLTKTQLQAYILNWYYFEKMIPQKDAGIISNCPIPEVRRIWVSRILRHDGYGDIEGATEGWLRLCLAAGIDRNTVMRARFLPGVRLAIDSYVQYTKSKTWLEGIATSLTQVFLPRLVERRVNAFVKHYEDYVSPKGLEYFMSLQNAAKEGSKMALDLVLRYAATREAQDMVTNAVLYMDDVLWSILDAIYSAYVVRSASLSASI
- a CDS encoding carbohydrate kinase family protein, with amino-acid sequence MLDLVSIGAANIDLMLYVKDFAKSDQEATTEKSELQGGGSAANVAVGVRRLGKKSGFIGKIGNDNFGKFLIDEFKREGVDISGAKIEQNSSSMAIAIVNKKGQRILYLNGGVQSTFSKSDVKKDYIQNSTFLSLHSIVNNEAVEILEVAAKYASQTGVSVLFDPGFKFAVKGIEKFRKILTYTTILKLNSEEVKVFTNSDDIQESFKIIRDYGPRLVVVTLGKDGCIINESHTKEIKVPVDVHAIDTTGAGDAFSAALISALIDKKRFVDACRFANLVAAVSTTKQGARSVPTLNELKIFLQKSGKRLSDY
- a CDS encoding site-specific DNA-methyltransferase; translation: MGTTHKVIFGNSLNMKELRRNSIHLVVTSPPYFNAPFDYPDFFKTYKDFLALIKGMAKELKRVVAPGRVCCFVVDDMLVDGEKFPVVSDVTQIMTRSGFRYRDRIVWIKPKGYVRISRRSGVLLQHPYPMYFYPDNMQESILIFQKGKFDYSYLKTLPAEVLARSKIDVKEFNLTDAPFMVWDDLSGEERKPIPNTWRITNVLPMKGRLEEGVAAFPGEIARRLVKLFTFIGETVLDPFAGSGTTLKVAKELGRNSVGYEIDLELKPVIAEKLGLEQATLSNDAVEFLERDDAGHFRTTLQEKVEHKESVATR
- the brxL gene encoding BREX system Lon protease-like protein BrxL, with amino-acid sequence MPATITQSVKSPQELLDSKLKRNFPDQIVNKKLYELREVSRLPRFIAESAIKRFCGDSVKPKDLAEMAKFVNRYYPEAKMKDRVLHELFTKGQYTLLDEFKVRVDIKNGIHRVEVPCLGIYNARIRASLLEKQKDLLEAGIWGVATINYSPEFNYGTQQELNSPIIMTEFEPLQYSTFNIEEFNGKRKHFSTEEWMSSIINTIGLNPEVYSRRQKLLLLSRLIPLVEQNVNVLELGPRATGKSFLFKNISYYTRLFSGGKVSPAVLFYHGNFKTLGEIGVRECVVFDEISKIEFANPEEMMGKLKDYMESGEFERGMLKRVRSTCSLVFMGNIEVKGNLPGEEFSGVIPECMRDSAFVDRIHGFIPGWELPKIMQSDLHLSKSYGFVSQYFCEVMNQLRKEDFQHHIAERVELSAEGGNLGIRDEKSIRKLASGILKIISPHGDFTDEELSITMDIAVELRQRVHDWLCKLSPGEFKIKRLCFRIKK
- a CDS encoding polyprenyl synthetase family protein — encoded protein: MVGNFVSRAIYDKEFAEYRDAINSKIEELFPENYVIHAIARKAVSKGKRIRAMLSLLSCEACCGDYRPAIPLAVSYEIGHAAALVQDDIIDRANRRRGLPTVHTESGEVMAILVCDLLISETYTLLSQYKNFDLPEGAVYDILKIAGAASKATVIGEFLDLELARKDETTIEEYIEMVRNKTGALLAGPAACGAVVGRGTNEDIQLFYSIGENLGIAYQIFDDMLDIMGNPSKIGKPIFNNIIHGKKNILVLHLINNGSKQQLQSIYKLMGKEEPREEKINHAKGVFRQAGSIEYANKLAREYAEKARAGILQIPSEAGKKLLKLSDYLVSRFEY
- the psmA gene encoding archaeal proteasome endopeptidase complex subunit alpha — encoded protein: MFPAAAGYDRAITVFSPDGRLYQVEYAIETVRRGSLAVGVKTKQGVVLAVDEKPRKLQTSGVTQKIFQVDDHLGVAAAGYIPDARIQVDQARVVAQSNRLIYDEPVDVEVLAKRIADLSQQFTQYAGVRPFGVSLIISGVDRNGPQLFLTDPSGNYVGYNAVAIGAGSDQVTEFFEQKYADDISVDNACILAIEAIYLVSEDKTGTKHIKMAFIDADTKKMRRFTEKEIEKYAEKAKKPAPPS
- a CDS encoding CoA-binding protein — its product is MKTIAVVGFSKDPSKESHSVSIYMREHGYEIIPVNPTAEEIMGLRSYPSLLAIPDDLKKRIDVINIFRRPNDVPPVVDDAIKLKNLTKKPLAIWMQLGIVNEEAAKQARVAGIEVVMDACIRTEHRKRL